One segment of Coffea arabica cultivar ET-39 chromosome 7c, Coffea Arabica ET-39 HiFi, whole genome shotgun sequence DNA contains the following:
- the LOC113698123 gene encoding pentatricopeptide repeat-containing protein At2g17210-like, with protein sequence MAVRLPSISSVSRLPSCFSKIKNLAATGRWQEVLSCHCELREAGVQLTDPSVFPPILKACSAISFDYGKSIHASLLKQGLDSFTSLGNSIIDFYVKSGTLGCANDVFDCMRNRDSVSWNIIIHGHLDQCAFEQGLGLFFQAKITGFKPNISTLVLVICACRERQLFDDGQILHGYIIRSGFLAISSVQNSLLCMYADIRMEFARKLFNEMHHRDVISWSVIIGWYVQNSEARVALELFRQMVSEFHIEVDGPITVTILKACTNLQNIEMGNLVHGFAISRGLKCDLFVGNSLVDFYSKCDDVESAFKAFSEMSQKNVVSWNSLLSGYVQSEKHSEALLLFDSMRRAGVEADEVTLVNLLQVCKYLMLPYQCKLIHSKVLRQGYESNELVKNSLIDTYAKCNCISLAWKQFSQMKHRDAVTWSTMIAAFTYWDMPGEAIALFREMKLIEENLNTVTMLNLIEACSLFADLNISKSAHGIAIRHGLAFEVAVGTAVLDMYSKCGAIQASRKAFEYMPQKNIVSWGAMIAAYGMNGLPRDALALHAKMESQGLKPNLVTSLSLLSACSHGGLVDEGLSVFENVIQEYGVEIGVEHYSCLVDLLARSGKFDSAMDFINKIPCTVKPSASAWSAILSGCRNSGNREVGAGALAHILELEPSSSAGYLLASNMYASGGLWSDAANMRLLGKKSGAKVLAGYSLVHVNNRAYRFVAGDKHDPLSDELCIFIEQLHSWMKIENTDHDNILGTKRKEVKSCSSSFRLQQQLEQFVDAGT encoded by the coding sequence ATGGCTGTGCGCTTGCCAAGCATTTCATCAGTTTCAAGACTCCCCAGCTGTTTTTCAAAGATCAAGAACTTAGCAGCTACTGGGAGATGGCAAGAGGTTCTTTCCTGTCACTGTGAATTGAGGGAGGCGGGAGTTCAATTGACTGATCCTTCTGTCTTCCCTCCCATTCTCAAAGCATGTTCTGCCATATCTTTTGATTATGGCAAGTCCATTCATGCATCTTTGCTTAAACAGGGACTTGATTCATTCACTTCCTTGGGCAATTCTATTATTGACTTTTACGTGAAATCTGGAACCCTGGGTTGTGCAAATGATGTTTTTGATTGCATGAGGAACAGAGATTCAGTTTCTTGGAACATAATCATTCATGGACACCTTGATCAATGTGCTTTTGAGCAGGGGTTAGGCTTGTTTTTCCAGGCCAAAATTACAGGATTCAAACCTAACATATCCACTTTGGTGCTTGTGATTTGTGCATGTCGTGAGCGCCAGTTGTTTGATGATGGGCAAATACTTCATGGGTATATTATTCGTAGTGGGTTTTTGGCCATCTCTTCAGTTCAGAACTCCCTTTTATGTATGTATGCAGACATCAGGATGGAGTTTGCTCGGAAGCTCTTCAATGAAATGCATCATAGAGATGTAATCTCTTGGAGCGTAATAATTGGCTGGTATGTGCAAAACAGTGAAGCCAGAGTTGCTTTAGAGTTGTTCCGGCAAATGGTATCTGAGTTTCACATTGAAGTGGATGGGCCTATAACTGTAACTATACTCAAAGCATGCACCAATTTACAGAACATTGAAATGGGAAATTTGGTCCACGGCTTTGCGATTTCGAGAGGCCTGAAATGTGACTTGTTTGTAGGAAACTCGTTGGTTGATTTCTATTCCAAGTGTGATGATGTTGAATCTGCTTTTAAAGCCTTCAGCGAGATGAGTCAAAAGAATGTGGTATCATGGAATTCTCTACTATCTGGATATGTTCAAAGTGAGAAGCATTCTGAAGCCCTGTTGTTATTTGATTCAATGAGAAGGGCAGGAGTTGAAGCTGATGAAGTAACCCTTGTCAATCTgcttcaagtatgcaaatatcTTATGTTACCATATCAATGCAAGTTGATTCATTCCAAAGTACTTAGACAAGGTTATGAATCAAATGAGTTGGTCAAAAATTCTTTAATTGATACATATGCAAAATGCAATTGCATTAGTCTTGCATGGAAGCAGTTTAGTCAGATGAAGCACCGAGATGCGGTCACTTGGAGCACAATGATTGCAGCATTCACTTACTGGGACATGCCTGGTGAAGCAATTGCTCTTTTCCGAGAGATGAAGCTGATTGAAGAAAATCTTAACACAGTTACCATGTTGAATCTTATTGAAGCCTGCTCTCTTTTTGCAGATCTGAACATATCAAAGTCTGCTCATGGTATTGCTATTCGACATGGCTTAGCTTTTGAGGTTGCAGTTGGAACTGCTGTTTTGGATATGTATTCCAAATGTGGGGCGATACAGGCTTCAAGAAAAGCTTTTGAATACATGCCCCAAAAAAACATTGTGTCATGGGGTGCTATGATTGCAGCATATGGTATGAATGGCCTTCCTCGTGATGCTTTAGCTTTACATGCCAAAATGGAATCTCAGGGTCTCAAGCCCAACTTAGTAACAAGCCTTTCTCTGTTATCTGCATGTAGCCATGGGGGATTGGTTGATGAGGGCTTGTCTGTCTTTGAGAATGTGATACAAGAATATGGTGTTGAAATTGGGGTGGAACATTATTCGTGTCTTGTGGACTTGTTGGCTCGATCTGGAAAGTTTGATAGTGCAATGgattttatcaacaaaatacCTTGTACAGTAAAGCCTAGCGCTAGTGCATGGAGTGCAATCTTGAGCGGTTGTAGGAACTCTGGTAATAGGGAGGTTGGGGCTGGTGCTTTAGCTCATATTCTTGAATTGGAGCCATCTAGTAGTGCTGGATATTTGCTGGCATCTAACATGTATGCGTCTGGTGGTTTATGGTCTGATGCTGCCAATATGAGATTGTTGGGCAAGAAAAGTGGGGCCAAGGTACTCGCTGGGTACAGTTTGGTTCATGTGAACAATAGGGCATACAGGTTTGTTGCAGGAGATAAACATGATCCGTTATCTGATGAGTTATGCATTTTTATTGAACAATTACATTCGTGGATGAAGATTGAGAATACAGATCATGATAATATATTGGGAACAAAAAGGAAGGAAGTTAAATCCTGTTCTTCCAGTTTTCGCCTACAACAACAGCTAGAACAGTTTGTGGATGCTGGTACCTGA